A genomic region of Corticium candelabrum chromosome 22, ooCorCand1.1, whole genome shotgun sequence contains the following coding sequences:
- the LOC134197503 gene encoding uncharacterized protein LOC134197503: protein MSWMLAYIAVSLISIAEISAALDGPSTHDSVSLNLVRMATSLTRLTISEIYSRKGSEDTQMASDLDQHARTMRSSEYSPYSSNPYDLGLINQCSYPQLHACNFESGYTVPEYVARALQQYNGLLNEMHETISSVLSSGCTKSWMNFMCKATVGPRCISNTTVRYQTNNYDVSIQIL, encoded by the coding sequence ATGTCGTGGATGCTCGCCTACATTGCGGTGTCGTTGATCAGCATAGCGGAGATCTCTGCTGCACTCGATGGACCGTCAACGCACGACAGTGTTTCACTAAATCTTGTACGGATGGCTACCAGTTTGACAAGACTCACCATCAGCGAAATCTACTCGAGAAAGGGTTCTGAGGACACACAGATGGCATCAGACCTCGACCAACACGCAAGAACAATGCGTTCCAGCGAATACAGCCCGTATTCGAGCAATCCCTATGACCTCGGGCTCATCAATCAATGCAGCTACCCTCAACTGCATGCGTGCAATTTCGAGAGCGGCTATACTGTTCCCGAGTACGTAGCTCGCGCTCTTCAACAATACAACGGTTTACTCAACGAGATGCATGAAACGATTTCTTCAGTTCTGTCGTCCGGATGCACCAAGTCTTGGATGAACTTCATGTGCAAAGCCACGGTTGGCCCACGATGCATTTCAAACACAACAGTTCGTTATCAGACCAACAACTATGACGTAAGTATTCAAATTCTGTAA